One Lachnospiraceae bacterium C1.1 genomic region harbors:
- a CDS encoding glycoside hydrolase family 127 protein, with amino-acid sequence MFTVLAKSQVTDLNAYELENVVLNDEFFEAARESDVEFLKKFDSDRLLSRFRETAGLDTDNKDPYNGWEDSYIGGHTMGHYLTAIAQEVAASGDDELKEKLEYIVDGLKECQDALGTGFIFGSKIEDSSNVEKQFDIMEGKSSGSNWVPWYTMHKILAGLIDVYELTGNETALEVAEGLGDWTYERTSKWSSSTQAKVLSVEYGGMNDCLYELYKITNDEKHLEAAHAFDETSLFKAVESGASNVLNGKHANCTIPKFLGALNRYEAVGDEEYLEYAESFWDMVVNRHAFITGGLSDMEHFKTDNSLDAIRTQCDCESCCAYNMLKLSRRLYMITGENKYMDYYENTLRNAILGAINSEDGTTSYFSPMATGYYKFFGEASPAKNMFWCCTGSGMEDFTKLTDSIYFNDENDIYIEQYIASELKDEKLNTKIDLDGDPRKSEKFTVKINAIDPSKAISMESLILRVPDWAADDMTVKLNGKKLSLSASSKYLVIDNDWNDGDAISFEIPMEVRAVGLPDSETAFGFKYGPTVLAAKLGTEHMSETTWAGVNLSAPLYKVVGNENAKLNITYGATTKQILGTETINIEDTTLDDFIENINDYLEKDESADGLRFVLNGTDAEDTFGGSLEFVPYNEITSNRYGIYWYFSSSAESAGNKILSDKEDGRFAASILDSIQPGYSQYESDDVHEMEESSSAAGSLDGVGSTRYAKSGGYFSYDMVVDKDKECSLLVRYVAEDSGKTIKITVDGKELAAETLKSDTEEAYFDKYYAIPEEIIENASTKTVAGKEYSVVRVRFESGNDEASARLGGGLYMTRAYETDAEITGIDAEDAKVKIDGKNISVTVPENTTKLKASFDISNANGLLYLDDRLVNDSKVQKIALNGEKTVTSIRVYAEDHKTYADYTMTTVYGDINSEDPAEPEKTVSDDKETVSDDEKPKTDDKESVSDGDSKKDPADDKESVSDNKDAVSDDKAVSDNEADQDNSTDKGSDADKAVSADEIARQKNMPFDKKIVEKSIDGVSVNLIYYGKVAYIGKNYQSGEDLDISLSVNGVSIPSEVLKFKIKGKKGSGNTLKVNVTGVKDPAYKSLFKKAEKLLDSETMVIEQYAMTLNSVVSSKKAASSTGELILKVKNGKVKKAKAVAVYHNAKGKEKKSLIKITKKDIESVNSTNGGTTIVFKGNFAGSVTVK; translated from the coding sequence GTGTTTACGGTTCTTGCAAAAAGCCAGGTTACAGATTTGAATGCATATGAGCTCGAAAATGTGGTACTCAATGATGAATTTTTTGAGGCTGCAAGAGAGTCGGACGTAGAATTTTTAAAGAAATTTGATTCAGACAGACTTTTATCAAGATTTCGCGAAACTGCCGGTCTTGATACAGACAATAAGGATCCATATAATGGCTGGGAGGACAGCTATATAGGCGGACATACAATGGGTCATTACCTCACTGCGATCGCACAGGAGGTTGCTGCGAGCGGTGATGATGAATTAAAAGAGAAACTTGAATATATTGTAGATGGATTAAAAGAATGTCAGGATGCCTTGGGAACAGGCTTTATATTTGGTTCTAAGATTGAAGATTCATCAAATGTTGAGAAACAGTTTGACATTATGGAGGGTAAATCCAGTGGAAGCAACTGGGTACCCTGGTATACGATGCATAAGATCCTCGCAGGTCTCATAGATGTCTATGAACTTACGGGAAATGAAACAGCACTTGAAGTTGCTGAGGGTCTCGGAGACTGGACATATGAAAGAACGTCTAAATGGAGCAGTTCAACCCAGGCTAAGGTTTTAAGTGTCGAATATGGCGGAATGAATGACTGCCTTTATGAACTTTATAAGATAACTAATGATGAAAAACACCTTGAGGCTGCACATGCTTTTGATGAGACATCTCTTTTTAAGGCAGTTGAATCCGGTGCAAGCAATGTACTTAACGGAAAGCATGCCAACTGCACTATTCCGAAATTCTTAGGAGCACTTAACAGATATGAAGCTGTAGGAGATGAAGAGTATCTTGAGTATGCTGAGAGCTTCTGGGATATGGTAGTAAACAGACATGCATTTATTACCGGCGGACTTAGTGATATGGAGCATTTTAAGACAGATAATTCACTTGATGCCATCCGTACCCAGTGCGATTGCGAAAGTTGCTGTGCCTATAATATGTTAAAGCTTTCAAGAAGACTTTACATGATAACCGGTGAAAACAAGTACATGGATTATTATGAGAATACTTTGAGAAATGCTATTCTCGGTGCAATAAACAGCGAGGACGGAACAACAAGCTATTTTTCACCCATGGCTACAGGATACTATAAATTCTTTGGCGAGGCTTCACCTGCAAAGAATATGTTCTGGTGCTGTACAGGCTCCGGAATGGAAGATTTTACAAAGCTTACTGACAGCATCTATTTTAATGATGAAAATGATATTTATATTGAGCAGTACATTGCATCGGAATTAAAGGATGAAAAGCTGAATACTAAGATAGACCTTGATGGGGATCCGAGAAAGAGCGAAAAATTTACAGTTAAGATAAATGCTATTGATCCTTCTAAGGCTATATCCATGGAAAGTCTTATCTTAAGGGTTCCGGACTGGGCTGCCGATGATATGACAGTTAAGCTCAACGGTAAAAAATTAAGTCTTTCAGCTTCATCAAAATATCTTGTTATTGATAATGACTGGAATGATGGAGATGCTATTAGCTTTGAAATCCCAATGGAGGTAAGAGCAGTAGGTCTTCCGGATTCTGAAACCGCATTTGGATTCAAGTATGGTCCTACGGTTCTTGCTGCCAAGCTCGGAACAGAGCATATGAGCGAAACAACCTGGGCAGGAGTAAATCTTTCAGCTCCGTTATATAAGGTTGTCGGCAATGAAAATGCAAAACTAAATATTACTTATGGTGCAACAACAAAACAGATACTTGGTACAGAAACAATAAACATTGAAGATACAACTCTTGATGATTTTATTGAAAATATCAATGATTATCTGGAGAAAGATGAATCTGCGGATGGTCTCAGATTCGTATTGAATGGTACAGATGCAGAGGATACTTTTGGAGGTTCACTGGAATTTGTTCCTTATAATGAAATAACCTCAAACAGATACGGTATTTACTGGTATTTCAGCAGCAGTGCAGAATCTGCAGGAAACAAGATCTTATCCGATAAAGAGGATGGAAGATTTGCGGCAAGTATTTTAGATTCAATCCAGCCCGGATATTCACAATACGAATCTGATGATGTTCATGAAATGGAAGAAAGCTCCAGTGCAGCAGGCAGTCTTGACGGAGTAGGAAGTACAAGATATGCAAAGAGCGGCGGATATTTTTCCTATGATATGGTAGTTGATAAGGATAAAGAATGCTCACTCCTTGTAAGATATGTGGCAGAAGATTCCGGAAAGACAATAAAGATCACAGTTGACGGAAAAGAGCTTGCAGCAGAAACTCTTAAATCCGATACAGAAGAAGCATATTTTGACAAATATTATGCTATTCCGGAAGAGATCATTGAGAATGCTTCAACTAAGACAGTCGCAGGAAAAGAATATTCAGTTGTAAGAGTCAGATTTGAGTCTGGTAATGATGAAGCCAGTGCAAGGCTCGGCGGTGGTCTCTACATGACCCGCGCATATGAAACAGATGCTGAAATTACCGGAATCGATGCCGAGGATGCTAAGGTTAAGATCGATGGTAAAAATATTTCGGTAACAGTACCTGAAAATACTACAAAACTTAAGGCTTCATTTGATATATCAAATGCAAATGGACTTCTCTATCTTGATGACAGACTTGTAAATGACTCCAAAGTTCAAAAGATCGCTCTCAATGGAGAAAAGACAGTTACATCTATTAGAGTTTATGCAGAAGACCATAAAACATATGCGGATTATACTATGACAACAGTTTATGGCGATATAAATTCTGAAGACCCGGCCGAACCGGAGAAAACTGTCTCTGATGATAAAGAGACAGTTTCTGATGATGAAAAACCTAAGACAGATGATAAAGAATCTGTTTCTGACGGAGACAGCAAGAAAGATCCTGCAGATGACAAAGAGTCTGTATCTGACAATAAAGATGCAGTTTCAGATGATAAGGCTGTATCTGATAATGAAGCAGACCAGGATAATTCGACAGATAAGGGATCAGATGCCGATAAGGCTGTAAGTGCAGATGAAATTGCAAGACAGAAGAATATGCCTTTTGATAAAAAGATCGTTGAAAAATCCATTGATGGAGTTTCGGTAAATCTGATCTATTACGGAAAGGTAGCATATATCGGAAAGAACTACCAAAGTGGTGAAGATCTGGACATAAGCCTTTCTGTAAATGGTGTTTCGATCCCATCCGAAGTCCTTAAATTTAAGATAAAAGGAAAGAAGGGCAGTGGAAATACACTTAAAGTAAATGTAACTGGTGTAAAAGATCCTGCTTACAAATCTTTGTTCAAAAAGGCAGAGAAGCTGCTTGATTCAGAGACTATGGTCATAGAACAGTATGCAATGACCTTAAACAGTGTTGTTAGTTCGAAAAAGGCTGCATCTTCAACCGGAGAACTGATCCTTAAAGTTAAAAACGGAAAGGTCAAGAAGGCAAAAGCAGTTGCTGTTTACCATAACGCAAAGGGTAAAGAGAAAAAATCATTGATAAAGATCACAAAGAAAGATATTGAAAGCGTTAACAGCACGAACGGCGGTACAACTATTGTTTTCAAAGGAAATTTTGCTGGATCAGTAACAGTTAAATAA
- a CDS encoding S8 family serine peptidase produces MKFRSRFFIDISKKISVITAFSILSVSVLTYASEANDISTIDESEVHEYSSESEKSNIFQTEYSHEEVKEILEDQKEYLDEHKEGVDYAEKQAYFTAENDSDASEIAESYGGELKSFERGIAVVDFDESIDKVISEASQSGNFKAPLQANIILELTDTDLETESDYSDASTQWHHEKISSSTAWDNNIYGEGVKVAILDNGFLTTHEDLTNNIVDTYNAYDLTTDVSPLNSSSEKNHGTHVAGIVAASLNNKGGCGVAPKADLMLIKLADSSGNIYSSSLFTGIDYAISNGADVINMSVATDTTDNTFISSVQTAVNTAYAKGIVMVSSAGNSGKNTKFYPAACDHVISVANITSSNKLSSSSNYGDSVDIAAPGSNIYSTYASSTSAYGSMNGTSMASPVVAGVAALVLSSKTSLLNDNSSTRADTVINRILDTSDGVTYSYSSRSITGCVDVASAIYTDSDSSSDSESDNDSESNTTSDNNSGSNTTSDNDSSSDSNNNSTSDNNSKSDNDSSSDNNNSSDADNNSGSDSDSEESVKKAISSNSPYGANSVSGNAGSVSYCIAYYENAPYLGKFYKSAKDLGISVSVDGVEIPTSALRIKVKGTKAAGSSLTVSIKKIAGSSYKSIWKQLKSTLKSQTFSVTQYPMTVSGTAVNSKSSGTTTGQLFVKMNKDKSSVKTAKAIVIYHTASGKEKKGLVKVPKSNIQYDSDSKTITLTGNFNGSCSANSI; encoded by the coding sequence ATGAAATTTAGAAGCCGATTTTTTATAGACATAAGCAAAAAGATTTCTGTGATAACTGCTTTTTCAATCTTATCAGTATCTGTTCTGACCTATGCATCAGAAGCAAACGATATATCCACAATTGATGAATCTGAAGTTCATGAATATAGCTCAGAATCCGAAAAAAGCAATATTTTCCAAACGGAGTACAGCCATGAAGAGGTAAAGGAAATACTTGAAGATCAGAAGGAATACCTTGATGAACATAAAGAAGGAGTAGATTATGCCGAAAAACAGGCATACTTTACAGCAGAAAATGATTCCGATGCCTCTGAGATTGCAGAATCCTATGGCGGAGAACTCAAATCTTTCGAACGTGGTATTGCCGTCGTTGACTTTGATGAAAGTATCGATAAAGTAATATCTGAAGCATCGCAGTCAGGAAATTTTAAGGCTCCCCTTCAGGCAAATATTATCCTCGAACTTACCGACACAGACCTTGAAACTGAGTCTGACTATTCCGATGCCTCTACTCAATGGCATCATGAAAAAATATCAAGTTCCACAGCCTGGGATAACAATATTTACGGCGAAGGCGTTAAAGTTGCGATATTGGATAATGGTTTTCTCACTACACATGAAGATCTGACTAATAATATAGTTGATACCTATAATGCCTATGATCTAACTACAGATGTTTCCCCGTTAAACAGCAGCAGTGAAAAAAACCACGGAACACACGTTGCAGGGATTGTCGCAGCATCCTTAAATAATAAAGGCGGATGCGGTGTTGCTCCGAAAGCAGATCTGATGCTCATAAAGCTTGCGGATTCCAGTGGAAACATTTATTCCAGCTCATTATTTACCGGAATTGATTATGCTATAAGCAATGGTGCTGATGTAATAAATATGAGTGTTGCTACAGACACTACAGACAATACATTTATTTCTTCAGTACAAACAGCTGTTAATACTGCCTATGCTAAAGGTATTGTTATGGTTAGTTCTGCCGGAAACAGCGGAAAGAATACCAAATTTTATCCGGCTGCATGTGACCATGTAATATCAGTTGCAAATATTACATCCAGCAACAAGCTGTCCTCCAGTTCAAACTATGGGGACAGTGTTGATATAGCCGCCCCCGGCAGTAATATTTACTCTACTTATGCTAGTTCAACATCTGCTTATGGCAGTATGAATGGAACTTCTATGGCTTCCCCTGTTGTAGCCGGTGTTGCTGCACTTGTTCTTTCTTCAAAAACAAGCCTATTGAATGACAACAGCTCAACAAGGGCTGATACTGTAATAAATAGAATTCTTGATACAAGTGACGGAGTAACTTATAGCTATTCGTCCCGTTCAATAACCGGATGCGTCGACGTTGCGTCTGCAATATATACTGACTCAGACAGTAGTTCAGATTCTGAATCGGATAATGATTCCGAATCAAATACAACATCTGATAATAATTCAGGATCAAATACAACATCTGATAATGATTCATCATCGGACTCCAATAATAATTCTACATCTGATAATAACTCAAAATCAGACAACGACTCTTCATCCGACAACAATAATAGTTCTGATGCTGACAACAATTCAGGTTCAGACAGCGATTCAGAGGAATCTGTTAAAAAGGCAATATCATCAAATTCACCCTATGGAGCAAATTCCGTAAGCGGAAATGCAGGCTCGGTTTCCTATTGTATCGCATATTATGAGAATGCACCTTATCTTGGCAAATTCTATAAAAGTGCAAAGGATCTTGGAATCAGTGTTTCTGTTGATGGAGTTGAAATCCCGACATCTGCACTAAGGATAAAGGTAAAGGGCACAAAAGCGGCAGGCAGCAGTCTTACAGTCTCGATAAAGAAAATAGCAGGATCAAGCTATAAATCTATTTGGAAGCAGCTTAAATCTACATTAAAAAGCCAGACTTTCTCAGTAACTCAGTATCCAATGACCGTAAGCGGCACAGCTGTAAACTCAAAGAGCAGCGGAACGACTACGGGACAGCTCTTTGTAAAAATGAATAAAGATAAGTCATCTGTAAAAACTGCAAAGGCAATAGTTATATACCACACAGCCTCTGGCAAGGAGAAAAAAGGTCTTGTTAAAGTACCTAAGAGCAATATACAATATGACTCAGACAGTAAAACAATTACTCTGACAGGCAATTTTAACGGAAGCTGCAGCGCAAATTCAATCTAA